A window of the Salvelinus alpinus chromosome 25, SLU_Salpinus.1, whole genome shotgun sequence genome harbors these coding sequences:
- the cnih1 gene encoding protein cornichon homolog 1 produces MAFTFAAFCYMLALLLTAALIFFAIWHIIAFDELKTDYKNPIDQCNTLNPLVLPEYLIHVFFCVMFLCAAEWLTLCLNMPLLAYHVWRYMSRPVMSGPGLYDPTTIMNADILAFCQKEGWCKLAFYLLSFFYYLYGMIYVLVSS; encoded by the exons ATGGCGTTCACATTCGCGGCCTTTTGTTACATGCTTGCGCTATTGCTTACGGCCGCTCTTATTTTCTTCGCCATTTGGCAT ATAATTGCATTTGATGAACTGAAGACTGATTACAAGAATCCCATAGATCAATGTAACACATTGAATCCG CTTGTACTCCCGGAGTATCTCATCCACGTGTTCTTCTGCGTGATGTTCCTGTGTGCTGCTGAGTGGCTCACCCTCTGCCTCAACATGCCACTGCTGGCCTACCACGTCTGGAG GTATATGAGCAGGCCGGTGATGAGTGGTCCAGGCCTCTATGATCCAACAACAATCATGAACGCTGACATCCTGGCCTTCTGTCAAAAGGAGGGCTGGTGCAAACTGGCCttctacctcctctccttcttctacTATCTCTATGG GATGATCTACGTGTTGGTGAGCTCTTAG
- the gmfb gene encoding glia maturation factor beta: MSESLVVCDVDGDLVKKLREFRFRKETNNAAIIMKIDKDKQLVILDEEHEDISPDDLKDELPERQPRFVVYSYKYEHDDGRVSYPLCFIFSSPVGCKPEQQMMYAGSKNKLVQTVQLTKVFEIRNTEDLTEEWLREKLGFFG; encoded by the exons ATG AGTGAATCACTGGTTGTGTGTGACGTTGATGGAGACCTAGTTAAAAAGCTACGGGAGTTCCGCTTCCGGAAGGAGACTAACAATGCTGCTATCATCA TGAAGATTGACAAGGACAAGCAGCTTGTCATCCTTGATGAAGAACATGAG gATATTTCTCCTGATGATCTGAAGGACGAGCTGCCTGAAAGACAGCCAAGAT TTGTGGTGTATAGCTACAAGTACGAACATGATGACGGACGAGTTTCTTACCCTCTCTGTTTCATCTTCTCCAGTCCAGTGG GATGTAAACCTGAGCAACAGATGATGTACGCCGGAAGCAAAAACAAACTGGTGCAAACTGTCCAGTTGACCAAG GTGTTTGAGATCAGAAACACGGAGGACCTGACGGAGGAATGGCTTAGAGAGAAGCTGGGCTTCTTCGGTTAA
- the lgals3a gene encoding galectin-3 isoform X1 — translation MSRAKLRKRLTPTQPPPTPLHPLTQDGLVRPPEPPHSPLLLGDSLGGHSLVQGPQGSSLEVKDPSLPVPEHQGSILELPLSLVGSRPAQGYRHSTQLGLEPQDSAQLDLEPRGNTQLGLEPRGNTQLGLEPRGNTQLGLEPRGNTQLGLEPRDSTQLGLEPQGNTQLGLEPRGNTHLGLELRGNTQLGLEPRGNTQPGLEPRGNTRPGLELRGNTQPGLEPRGNTQLGLEPRGNTQPGLEPRGNTQLGLELRGNTQPGLEPRDSSLEPPCSTRLDPSKLVPEHPQDPTPMCLTQEPSLVGGCMGLEVQELPSLLQEAPSLVEPSLPSPLDHGVLEVVEASLPSPATQGPWDHTGGKRLQEACCPDIIYHIHHIFESTELFIFSSI, via the exons ATGTCCCGGGCCAAGCTGAGAAAGCGGCTAACCCCAACCCAGCCGCCCCCAACGCCCCTCCACCCACTAACCCAGGATGGCCTGGTGCGGCCCCCGGAGCCCCCACACAGCCCTCTGCTCCTGGGGGATTCCCTGGGGGGCCACAGTCTGGTCCAAGGGCCCCAGGGCAGTTCCCTGGAAGTCAAGGACCCTTCTCTTCCGGTCCCGGAGCACCAGGGCAGTATCCTGGAGCTCCCTCTGTCCCTGGTGGGTTCCCGCCCGGCCCAGGGGTACCGGCACAGTACCCAGCTGGGCCTGGAGCCCCAGGACAGTGCCCAGCTGGACCTGGAGCCCCGGGGCAATACCCAGCTGGGCCTGGAGCCCCGGGGCAATACCCAGCTGGGCCTGGAGCCCCGGGGCAATACCCAGCTGGGCCTGGAGCCCCGGGGCAATACCCAGCTGGGCCTGGAGCCCCGGGACAGTACCCAGCTGGGCCTGGAGCCCCAGGGCAATACCCAGCTGGGCCTGGAGCCCCGGGGCAATACCCACCTGGGCCTAGAGCTCCGGGGCAATACCCAGCTGGGCCTGGAGCCCCGGGGCAATACCCAGCCGGGCCTGGAGCCCCGGGGCAATACCCGGCCGGGCCTGGAGCTCCGGGGCAATACCCAGCCGGGCCTGGAGCCTCGGGGCAATACCCAGCTGGGCCTGGAGCCCCGGGGCAATACCCAGCCGGGCCTGGAGCCTCGGGGCAATACCCAGCTGGGCCTGGAGCTCCGGGGCAATACCCAGCCGGGCCTGGAGCCTCGGGACAGTTCCCTGGAGCCCCCATGCAGTACCCGTCTGGACCCTTCCAAACTAGTCCCGGAGCACCCCCAGGACCCTACCCCAATGTGCCTTACCCAGGAGCCCAGCCTGGTGGGGGGATGTATGGGCCTGGAGGTCCAGGAGCTGCCTTCTCTCCTGCAGGAGGCACCTTCTCTGGTGGAGCCTTCCCTCCCATCCCCCCTGGATCATGGGGTCCTCGAGGTGGTGGAGGCTTCCCTCCCCAGCCCGGCCACCCAGGGCCCATGGGACCATACGGGGGGCAAGCGGCTCCAGGAGGCATGCTG CCCAGACATAATATACCATATCCACCACATTTTTGAAAGCACtgaactcttcatattttcatccATATGA
- the lgals3a gene encoding galectin-3 isoform X2 encodes MDFSLADAIADDVPGQAEKAANPNPAAPNAPPPTNPGWPGAAPGAPTQPSAPGGFPGGPQSGPRAPGQFPGSQGPFSSGPGAPGQYPGAPSVPGGFPPGPGVPAQYPAGPGAPGQCPAGPGAPGQYPAGPGAPGQYPAGPGAPGQYPAGPGAPGQYPAGPGAPGQYPAGPGAPGQYPAGPGAPGQYPPGPRAPGQYPAGPGAPGQYPAGPGAPGQYPAGPGAPGQYPAGPGASGQYPAGPGAPGQYPAGPGASGQYPAGPGAPGQYPAGPGASGQFPGAPMQYPSGPFQTSPGAPPGPYPNVPYPGAQPGGGMYGPGGPGAAFSPAGGTFSGGAFPPIPPGSWGPRGGGGFPPQPGHPGPMGPYGGQAAPGGMLPRHNIPYPPHF; translated from the exons ATGGATTTCTCG CTGGCAGATGCCATAGCAGACGATGTCCCGGGCCAAGCTGAGAAAGCGGCTAACCCCAACCCAGCCGCCCCCAACGCCCCTCCACCCACTAACCCAGGATGGCCTGGTGCGGCCCCCGGAGCCCCCACACAGCCCTCTGCTCCTGGGGGATTCCCTGGGGGGCCACAGTCTGGTCCAAGGGCCCCAGGGCAGTTCCCTGGAAGTCAAGGACCCTTCTCTTCCGGTCCCGGAGCACCAGGGCAGTATCCTGGAGCTCCCTCTGTCCCTGGTGGGTTCCCGCCCGGCCCAGGGGTACCGGCACAGTACCCAGCTGGGCCTGGAGCCCCAGGACAGTGCCCAGCTGGACCTGGAGCCCCGGGGCAATACCCAGCTGGGCCTGGAGCCCCGGGGCAATACCCAGCTGGGCCTGGAGCCCCGGGGCAATACCCAGCTGGGCCTGGAGCCCCGGGGCAATACCCAGCTGGGCCTGGAGCCCCGGGACAGTACCCAGCTGGGCCTGGAGCCCCAGGGCAATACCCAGCTGGGCCTGGAGCCCCGGGGCAATACCCACCTGGGCCTAGAGCTCCGGGGCAATACCCAGCTGGGCCTGGAGCCCCGGGGCAATACCCAGCCGGGCCTGGAGCCCCGGGGCAATACCCGGCCGGGCCTGGAGCTCCGGGGCAATACCCAGCCGGGCCTGGAGCCTCGGGGCAATACCCAGCTGGGCCTGGAGCCCCGGGGCAATACCCAGCCGGGCCTGGAGCCTCGGGGCAATACCCAGCTGGGCCTGGAGCTCCGGGGCAATACCCAGCCGGGCCTGGAGCCTCGGGACAGTTCCCTGGAGCCCCCATGCAGTACCCGTCTGGACCCTTCCAAACTAGTCCCGGAGCACCCCCAGGACCCTACCCCAATGTGCCTTACCCAGGAGCCCAGCCTGGTGGGGGGATGTATGGGCCTGGAGGTCCAGGAGCTGCCTTCTCTCCTGCAGGAGGCACCTTCTCTGGTGGAGCCTTCCCTCCCATCCCCCCTGGATCATGGGGTCCTCGAGGTGGTGGAGGCTTCCCTCCCCAGCCCGGCCACCCAGGGCCCATGGGACCATACGGGGGGCAAGCGGCTCCAGGAGGCATGCTG CCCAGACATAATATACCATATCCACCACATTTTTGA
- the lgals3a gene encoding galectin-3 isoform X3 — protein MSRAKLRKRLTPTQPPPTPLHPLTQDGLVRPPEPPHSPLLLGDSLGGHSLVQGPQGSSLEVKDPSLPVPEHQGSILELPLSLVGSRPAQGYRHSTQLGLEPQDSAQLDLEPRGNTQLGLEPRGNTQLGLEPRGNTQLGLEPRGNTQLGLEPRDSTQLGLEPQGNTQLGLEPRGNTHLGLELRGNTQLGLEPRGNTQPGLEPRGNTRPGLELRGNTQPGLEPRGNTQLGLEPRGNTQPGLEPRGNTQLGLELRGNTQPGLEPRDSSLEPPCSTRLDPSKLVPEHPQDPTPMCLTQEPSLVGGCMGLEVQELPSLLQEAPSLVEPSLPSPLDHGVLEVVEASLPSPATQGPWDHTGGKRLQEAC, from the exons ATGTCCCGGGCCAAGCTGAGAAAGCGGCTAACCCCAACCCAGCCGCCCCCAACGCCCCTCCACCCACTAACCCAGGATGGCCTGGTGCGGCCCCCGGAGCCCCCACACAGCCCTCTGCTCCTGGGGGATTCCCTGGGGGGCCACAGTCTGGTCCAAGGGCCCCAGGGCAGTTCCCTGGAAGTCAAGGACCCTTCTCTTCCGGTCCCGGAGCACCAGGGCAGTATCCTGGAGCTCCCTCTGTCCCTGGTGGGTTCCCGCCCGGCCCAGGGGTACCGGCACAGTACCCAGCTGGGCCTGGAGCCCCAGGACAGTGCCCAGCTGGACCTGGAGCCCCGGGGCAATACCCAGCTGGGCCTGGAGCCCCGGGGCAATACCCAGCTGGGCCTGGAGCCCCGGGGCAATACCCAGCTGGGCCTGGAGCCCCGGGGCAATACCCAGCTGGGCCTGGAGCCCCGGGACAGTACCCAGCTGGGCCTGGAGCCCCAGGGCAATACCCAGCTGGGCCTGGAGCCCCGGGGCAATACCCACCTGGGCCTAGAGCTCCGGGGCAATACCCAGCTGGGCCTGGAGCCCCGGGGCAATACCCAGCCGGGCCTGGAGCCCCGGGGCAATACCCGGCCGGGCCTGGAGCTCCGGGGCAATACCCAGCCGGGCCTGGAGCCTCGGGGCAATACCCAGCTGGGCCTGGAGCCCCGGGGCAATACCCAGCCGGGCCTGGAGCCTCGGGGCAATACCCAGCTGGGCCTGGAGCTCCGGGGCAATACCCAGCCGGGCCTGGAGCCTCGGGACAGTTCCCTGGAGCCCCCATGCAGTACCCGTCTGGACCCTTCCAAACTAGTCCCGGAGCACCCCCAGGACCCTACCCCAATGTGCCTTACCCAGGAGCCCAGCCTGGTGGGGGGATGTATGGGCCTGGAGGTCCAGGAGCTGCCTTCTCTCCTGCAGGAGGCACCTTCTCTGGTGGAGCCTTCCCTCCCATCCCCCCTGGATCATGGGGTCCTCGAGGTGGTGGAGGCTTCCCTCCCCAGCCCGGCCACCCAGGGCCCATGGGACCATACGGGGGGCAAGCGGCTCCAGGAGGCATGCTG A
- the cdkn3 gene encoding cyclin-dependent kinase inhibitor 3 produces MRTSEFDSSSDEEEVCEEHRTPFQISWLPLSIVDCSLFLGICPLPGCKFKDIRRNLLRDVGELQNQGVQDVFVFCTRGELHKYRVPSLLETYRQQGLVVHHLPFPDGGTPELQQCCQILEGLQDNLHNNRKTVIHCYGGLGRSGLIAACLLLQLSISMTPNKAIEILREHRGGGAIQTVKQYNFLHEFREKYSAYQETKAVSTERSVSR; encoded by the exons ATGCGGACCAGTGAGTTTGATTCATCCTCTGATGAAGAGGAAGTTTGTGAAGAGCATCGGACACCTTTCCAGATCTCCTG GTTGCCCTTGTCCATAGTGGACTGTTCTCTGTTTCTTGGAATATGTCCTTTGCCAGGGTGCAAATTCAAAGATATCAGAAGAAATTTACTGAGAGATGTTG GTGAGCTGCAGAACCAGGGGGTGCAGGATGTGTTTGTGTTCTGTACCAGAGGAGAGCTCCATAAGTACCGTGTGCCTAGCCTGCTGGAGACCTACAGGCAACAGGGGCTCGTGGTGCACCACCTGCCCTTCCCTGACGGGGGCACCCCTGAACTGCAACAGTGCTGCCAGATACTGGAGGGACTGCAAGACAACCTACACAACAACAGGAAGACTGTCATCCA TTGTTACGGAGGCCTGGGTCGCTCTGGACTAA TTGCTGCCTGTCTGCTGCTTCAGCTGTCCATCTCCATGACTCCCAACAAAGCCATCGAGATCCTAAGAGAGCACAGAGGGGGTGGGGCCATTCAGACAGTCAAG CAATACAACTTCCTGCATGAGTTCCGGGAAAAATACTCTGCCTACCAAGAAACCAAAGCAGTCTCAACAGAGCGATCGGTGTCGCGGTGA